A single Cherax quadricarinatus isolate ZL_2023a chromosome 4, ASM3850222v1, whole genome shotgun sequence DNA region contains:
- the LOC138854492 gene encoding sericin-2-like, producing the protein WSSSNTGVTWSSSNTGVTWSSSNTGVIWSSSSTGVTWSSSSTGVTWSSTNTGVTWSSSNTGVTWSSSSTGVTWSSSNTGVTWSSSSTGVTWSSSNTGVTWSSSNTGVTWSSSSTGVTWSSSSTGVTWSSSSTGVSWSSSSTGVTWSSSNTGVTWSSSNTGVTWSSSSTGVTWSSSNTGVTWSSSSTGVTWSSSNTGVTWSSSSTGVTWSSSSTGFTWSSSSTGVTWSSSSTGFTWSSSSTGFTWSSSSTGVTWSSSSTGVAYMYILWD; encoded by the coding sequence tggtcttcctccaacactggagtcacttggtcttcctccaacactggagtcacttggtcttcctccaacactggagTAATTTGGTCGTCCTCCAGCACTGGAGTCACTTGGTCTTCCTCCAGCACTGGAGTAACTTGGTcttccaccaacactggagtaacttggtcttcctccaacactggagTCACTTGGTCTTCCTCCAGCACTGGAGTCACTtggtcttcctccaacactggagTCACTTGGTCTTCCTCCAGCACTGGAGTAACTtggtcttcctccaacactggagtcacttggtcttcctccaacactggagTAACTTGGTCTTCCTCCAGCACTGGAGTAACTTGGTCTTCCTCCAGCACTGGAGTCACTTGGTCTTCCTCCAGCACTGGAGTCTCTTGGTCTTCCTCCAGCACTGGAGTCACTtggtcttcctccaacactggagtaacttggtcttcctccaacactggagTCACTTGGTCTTCCTCCAGCACTGGAGTCACTtggtcttcctccaacactggagTCACTTGGTCTTCCTCCAGCACTGGAGTAACTtggtcttcctccaacactggagTCACTTGGTCTTCCTCCAGCACTGGAGTCACTTGGTCTTCCTCCAGCACTGGATTCACTTGGTCTTCCTCCAGCACTGGAGTAACTTGGTCTTCCTCCAGCACTGGATTCACTTGGTCTTCCTCCAGCACTGGATTCACTTGGTCTTCCTCCAGCACTGGAGTAACTTGGTCTTCCTCCAGCACTGGAGTGGCTTACATGTACATTCTTTGGGATTAA